One window of the Thamnophis elegans isolate rThaEle1 chromosome 6, rThaEle1.pri, whole genome shotgun sequence genome contains the following:
- the RIN2 gene encoding ras and Rab interactor 2 isoform X2 produces the protein MQKKVLSLRLPNDLKGFCLKEFAIKESIYTFSLEGSGISFADLFRLIAFYCISRDVLPFTLKLPQAIAAAATESELEEAAQLGLNFWSSPANNKLQKSPPLQKPLPSDSIYKSSQQLCLINGVHSIRTRTPSELECSQTNGALCFINPLFLKVHSQDVGGSLKRSGPKAQDVNGPERSCSPPPRPPPPSIHSLLAHPQLSRTTNKASLPETVSQSKPSNLDGIQKRPTPIPPPRLKKKALSLAQSNAKNSAVNEPSHNLVDGTETACIPGGTPPQQNLESKNSLATHRESQVQWNGGRQRLSNMSLSTSSSDSLDFDRSMPLFAYDGDTNSSLEEFEGESDQESMAPPLKPKKKRNGSFVLPKIVKSQLRKMSGVFSSFMTPEKRMVKKIAEMSRDKRTYFGCLVQDYISFLQENKECHVSSTDMLQTIRQFMTQVKSYLSQSSELDPPIESLIPEDQIDVVLEKAMHKCILKPLKDHVEMMLKEFHTADGSWKQLKENLQLVRQRNPQDLGVFVPTPDFVDVEKIKVKFMAMQKMYSPEKKVMLLLRVCKLIYTVMENNSGRMYGADDFLPVLTYVVAQCDMLELDAEIEYMMELLDPSLLHGEGGYYLTSAYGALSLIKNFQEEQAARLLCSEARNTLRQWHKRRTTNRTIPSVDDFQNYLRVAFQEINSGCTGKTLLVRPYITTEDVCQLCAEKFKVDNPENFSLFLFIDDTWQQLTEDTYPQKIKAELHSRPQPQVFHFVYRRINSDPYGAIFQNDNSDQNT, from the exons GGATGTCCTGCCATTCACCTTGAAGTTACCTCAGGCAattgcagcagcagcaacagagtCTGAACTTGAAGAGGCGGCTCAGCTAGGATTGA ATTTTTGGAGCTCTCCAGCTAACAACAAACTGCAGAAATCTCCACCCCTCCAGAAGCCTCTGCCTTCAGACAGCATTTATAAAAGCTCCCAGCAGCTCTGCCTCATAAATGGAGTTCATTCTATAAGAACCAGAACGCCTTCAGAGCTGGAATGCAGCCAGACGAATGGAGCTCTGTGTTTTATTAATCCTCTCTTCTTGAAAGTGCATAGCCAGGATGTTGGTGGAAGTCTGAAAAGATCAGGTCCAAAAGCACAAGATGTGAATGGCCCTGAGAGATCCTGTTCCCCCCCACCCAGGCCTCCCCCACCTTCTATTCATAGCCTTCTTGCACACCCTCAGCTGTCCAGGACTACAAACAAGGCCAGTCTGCCAGAGACTGTCAGTCAGAGCAAACCCTCCAACTTGGATGGGATACAGAAGAGGCCAACTCCTATCCCACCGCCTCGCctgaaaaaaaaggctctctctTTAGCACAGAGCAATGCAAAGAACTCAGCAGTAAATGAACCCAGCCATAATTTGGTGGATGGCACAGAAACCGCCTGCATTCCAGGTGGAACTCCGCCTCAGCAGAACTTGGAGAGCAAAAACAGCTTAGCTACACACCGTGAGTCACAAGTGCAGTGGAATGGAGGCCGGCAAAGACTAAGCAACATGAGTCTGTCCACATCCTCCTCTGATTCTCTGGATTTTGATCGGAGCATGCCACTCTTCGCTTATGATGGGGATACCAACAGCAGCCTGGAGGAGTTCGAGGGGGAAAGTGACCAGGAGAGCATGGCACCACCCTTGAAGcccaagaaaaaaaggaatggcTCGTTTGTGCTTCCCAAAATTGTCAAATCCCAGCTGAGGAAAATGAGTGGCGTCTTCAGTTCCTTCATGACCCCTGAGAAAAGGATGGTTAAGAAAATAGCAGAAATGTCTCGAGACAAGCGTACTTATTTTGGTTGTTTAGTTCAGGACTATATAAGCTTTCTACAGGAGAACAAGGAGTGTCATGTTTCCAGCACAGACATGCTTCAAACTATTCGGCAGTTCATGACCCAAGTAAAGAGCTATTTATCTCAGAGTTCTGAACTGGATCCTCCCATTGAATCTCTGATTCCGGAAGACCAAATAG ATGTGGTATTAGAGAAGGCCATGCATAAATGCATCTTGAAACCTCTCAAGGACCATGTTGAGATGATGTTGAAAGAATTCCATACAGCTGATGGCTCATGGAAGCAGTTGAAAGAGAATCTTCAACTTGTCCGGCAGCGAAATCCTCAGGATCTGGGTGTTTTTGTCCCAACACCAGATTTCGTAGATGTTGAAAAGATTAAAGTCAAATTCATGGCAATGCAGAAAATGTACTCTCCTGAAAAAAAAGTTATGTTGCTACTAAGAGTGTGCAAACTGATTTACACTGTGATGGAAAATAATTCAG GGAGAATGTATGGGGCTGATGACTTTTTGCCAGTGCTGACCTATGTTGTGGCGCAGTGTGACATGCTGGAGTTAGATGCTGAAATTGAGTACATGATGGAACTGCTGGACCCATCCTTGCTGCATGGAGAAG GAGGCTACTATTTGACAAGTGCATATGGAGCGCTGTCCTTAATTAAGAATTTCCAAGAAGAGCAAGCAGCAAGACTGTTGTGTTCAGAGGCCAGAAATACTCTCAGGCAGTGGCATAAGCGGAGAACAACAAACAGAACAATCCCATCTGTTGATGATTTTCAG AACTACCTACGAGTTGCATTCCAGGAAATCAACAGTGGCTGCACGGGAAAAACATTGCTAGTGAGGCCATATATTACTACAGAAGATGTGTGCCAGCTCTGTGCTGAGAAGTTTAAAGTGGATAATCCTGAGAACTTTAGCCTGTTTCTTTTTATTGATGACACTTGGCAGCAACTGACAGAAGATACCTATCCCcaaaaaatcaaagctgaattgCACAGTCGGCCACAGCCTCAGGTCTTCCATTTTGTATATAGACGCATCAACAGTGATCCTTACGGGGCAATATTCCAGAATGACAACAGTGACCAAAATACATAA